The nucleotide window ACAGGCGGACCCTGTCTCTGGACAAAGAAAACCAGTGATGCCCAGTGGACGCACACCTGGCAAATTCCTTCCTCCAAGCGGAGCGAAAGAGCTTCCAAACACTGCGTTTGATTATGTACAGTCAAAGCTGATCACActaatcttattttttttttcccctccctctttcttCTTTACCTTGTTTCTCTGCAAATTTTACCGTCTTTCCTGCCCTTCCTTTTTactttgtgtaaataaaatctCTACAGCTGAAGTTTTGTCCGTTTACCACGTTCTCATGAGTGTACCCCTCCAAGATGTAAAAATGGATGTTGCAGGCTCTGCTGAAgtcgtgcccccccccccccccccaccttccttTTCACTTTGCGCTCATGCACACGGACAGAACCATCATTCCTTGTACAGTAGTTTATTAGAAAGGTGTAAGAAAGGTCATTTTAGACAGgctgaatatgtaaaaaaaaaaaagaaacactagaAAAGGGAGGAATTAAAGAATACATAACATCGTAATGTTGAATTGATTAAGTGTTTCAAAATATGAAGGAGTGTGGAAAAAAAGATGCAATTCTGCATATTCTACAGCGCTGCCCATCAtagtattgtgtgtgtatttactggaCTGATCTTTTTAATAGCTCATCATTGCCATAGTTACATCACAATAGGTAAGGAGGTTCGGCACATCAAGAATAATCAGGCCAATCGTAACTAACAGGTACATCTACACATCCTTCATCTGTcagctgctgtgatttatttatttatttatttttttaaggaaacTTTTGCAGAAAACTGTCATTTTGGCTGAAGCTGCAGTCTTGTCTTtgaagtatttttcatttatgccGATGGTTTTCCGGTTGTGCACGCATCTAGTTTTTGACGTTGACGATTTAAACGGCAGCTCTGAAAACGAATCAATTACATTCagtaaaatctaaaaataatgtATCTATAATTATAGTCTAACAAAATAGTAGCTAACTGGGATGTTCTAAATGAAAAACGAGCTCaagataaaaatgtcaaaactggATTAGTATTATTTAAGAGCGACATGAAGGTCGTCAGTAAAATTTTAATCTTTCTGGCAGCTTTGTTACACCTTTTGAAACGGCGATCGCTGATGCGGCTACATTATCCTTCTTCTTTCATGTcccattttcaatttcattgtCTTTCACAGAAATAAGAACTGCGTGTAACAATCTATTCTGAAAGAAGTCCCATACTACATCTCCCAAGCTTAAACTGGAcgaagggggagagagagagagagagagagagatgtgcaAAATTGGGAAAGTTCATCTCCGTTCAGTCCAACACCGTAAAGCGTGTGAAAGCGTGACAGAATGTTTCGAACCCTCTATACACATAAGCACAGGAACCTCCCTTTTCTACTCATCTCTCGCTCCCCGCTTGGATCGCTCTGCTGTTCCTCGTAGATCCCGGAGGTCTGGCTCAATTCCAGATTTTCAGAAAACTATCCCAGGATCCTGTGCAGGCTGCCATTCCGTCAGGCGTCACCCCGATGCAGCTCACTCTGTTGTCGTGCCCAGCCAGCACCCCTGGAGGACAGAGGTAGATGTAGACGATGACTCAGTAAGTTCTCACACTGGACGTGAGAGACAGGGCTGGTGGAAGAGTAGGGAAATCGTGCGGTGCATGGAACGAACCGGTATAATTCCCATTTTCACGGCCTTCGACGAACGTCGACCGCTGCCCAGCCATCTGCGTCACTCACCCACTCTCTCGGCCTTGAGGGAGTCCCAGATGTTGCAGTTGAAGTCGTCGTATCCGGCCAGAATGAGGCGGCCGGACAGGGATGGTGCCAGCGAGGTAACGCCGCACATGATGCTGGGGTCCTGATAGGTAATGAGCTCCTGATCAGCCCGCAGGTCGTACATCTTACAGGTGGCATCATCGGAGCCAGTCAGCACGGCGTTTCCGTTCGGGAAGAACTGAGGGCGGAGAGGAGAGGCTGTCATTCACCTTGCCGAGCGGGGTAAGCCACCGCAGCAATGGACTGCATGTCCTCTTGGccataaaacacacaatgcACACACTCCTGctcagtgctgctgaatccTGGGGCGGGGTGGTCGACGGGCAGCAGAGAAGTCTCACCCCAATGGCGTTGATGTCACTCTCATGGCCCGCAAAGGTTTGCCGGCAGGCACCCTCCCGGATGTCCCACAGCTTGGCCGTGTAGTCACAGGCCCCCGAGATGAACATGTTGAAGTCGGGTGACACGGCGAGGGACATGCAGTCGCCCATGTGGCCGGTGAACACGGTTTTCTGTGTACCCGTCTCGATGTCCCACAGCACACTGGAAAGGAACACAGCAGCAGGGGGATCAGGACTGCAACACGGCGATAAGTAGAGGATCGTCTGGAGACGGGGGTCTTGGGGTGAGATTTGAGCGGAATGATGTCATCAGCGTCGCCTTACCAGGTGCAGTCACCGGAGCTGGTGATGATTTCACTGTCATTCAGAAAGCGGCAGCAGGACAGGTAACCTGGTTGAACGTAGAGCACATCGTCACTGGTgaaccccccccctccgctATTCATTATGACGGATCTCAGCTGGGCACGACAGCACGCCCACATTTCATTCGGATATGCACACCTTCAAGAAATCGGGATGCCGCACGTCAACAGACTTTAACGTAAAGATCTGCAGAAGATCATTCACGCTCCAAGCACCATTGTTTACTGCTGTGTCTCCAAAGCTCGTTTACAATGTAAAGTATGTGGCTCGGCAGGGACCGGCTGCCGTAGACGACCTTCGCAAAGTGAACAAAGCTGAGTTCGGAAACAGCGGTAATATCGAGGTAAAGCCGCAACCCTGTTACTGTCAATCGCAGCCAAATACATTTTACTTACACGCATTTACATGCTGTACGAGATTTTACCTCTCCGGTTAACAGTACTTACCGCAAATCTATGTGAATTCTCACTAAATGCTTTTATTCAGTCCTGCCACTTTGGGCTTAGGATGACACGACTTAAGCGCTTTGAAGATTTCGAGGTATGATGCACCATTCCTGCTTTTTTTCACTCCTGACCACAGCTCTGCCTTCACCTGTGTGAGCAGCCAGCTCTCGCATGACCTTGACGTTGCCGTCTTTGCCCTTGAGGTTGTAAATGGAGCACATGTTGTCCAGGCCGCCGCACGCCACCATGTTGCCAGATGGGGCATAAGCACAGGTCATCACCCACGATGACTTGAGGGGAATGGCATGTACCTGCGGATGAGGGCAGAGCACAGGTACACCGGCTTCATCGCTCCATTTCCCTTGGCTGAACAAGACACAACAATTAACTCTTGTAGACTAATGTGTCACGAAATGAAAACGGCACAACACGCTTTcgttgaaaaagttttttttttttttcttgtcctctTCCCCAAAACATCTTACTGAAACAAGGTAACGGTCATCAAAAATGATGCGAAACAGTTCTGCCCTGCGCCTTAGGAAATGAAACCGTCATGGTCGCGTTCTCATCTTGTGACGATACTCGATGATCTCTTTATTATAGAAAAGTTCTCCAGCTCCCGGATGAGTTGAAAAGATGTTACTGAAGGTGCGGGTCCGTGCGGGAAAGGTTACCTTGTTGGTGGTGTAGCTGTCCCACACGATAAGCTTTCCATCCTGCGATGCACTGACGCACAACCTGGCGCCGCGAAGGGTAGAACGTCAGTAAAACGACAGACTAAAGAAAGAtcctcattcactcattcattgcCAGTAACCCTCACCCACTCGCTCAATATTGATTACTGCTCAGCCCAAGTttggagcctatctcagaaacaTAGGGTGAGACTCAGGGTATACACTCGTTCACGCACTTAGGGCAGTTTAGTCACCAGCTCAAGTGGAACACGCGTGTTTGGTCTTCGGGAGGATataggagcacctggaggagaacgtgcaaactccacattgaacgagccagattcgaacccgcatccGAACATAGAGCCGAGGCACCGGCGCTCCCTGCTTCACGAAAGGGTCTCGTGTGGCGGTGCTTGTCTTGGGGCGCAGGCGGCGCAGAAGCGGGTGCGCGGGTGGACGGGATTCAGACCTTGAGACGCGGGTTAAGAACCGAAGGCGGGAGCATGGCTGTGGAGATCCGGCCAGCTAAGAGCTCAGGAAAAAGCCATCACTGCGGGCGTTTTTACTCTTTAGCCTTTGCTCTCTGAACTTGATCATTCAGCCAGTTAAATTTGTAGGGGATTGAATGACTTAATGCAATTAAGTATTCCGCTGCTTGGGAAAAGTAACGGGCAGtagaaaaagcaaacacaccAAAAGGCTTTGGTGGCTTTCAGCGTTGACTACGGTCAACAGGCAAAGGCCTGTTTTCTTCAGACTTCACTgccttttaccatgttttttatCCATTTCAGGAGGCTTTACTTTCTCTCTTCTTCTAAGACCGGGTCCTGGGGGAAGGTGTAGTCAGGGAGGTCTGGTTAGGAATTTGGTAATTAGGAGGTTTCATGCCTATCAGATACCCTTCGATACAATTAGTGGGTGACCGGGCTCTCTAAGAGGGaggttgttgctgctgttaatttttttttttaaataatctggCTCTTACAtgttcttctctttcttttcctcttttatctcattctttctttttcactgtTTGCTGTCTCACCGGGTCACATGctctacacacacagtctacaactacttgtcccaactggggttgcagcaagccagcatctggcccagcaacacaagacacaaggctggagggggaggggacacacccaggacaggatgccactccatc belongs to Scleropages formosus chromosome 18, fSclFor1.1, whole genome shotgun sequence and includes:
- the gnb3a gene encoding guanine nucleotide-binding protein G(I)/G(S)/G(T) subunit beta-3a is translated as MGEMEQLRKEAESLKEQISTARKAVHDVTLPEVVSGTAVVGRVQLKTRKTLRGHLAKIYAMHWGTDSKLCVSASQDGKLIVWDSYTTNKVHAIPLKSSWVMTCAYAPSGNMVACGGLDNMCSIYNLKGKDGNVKVMRELAAHTGYLSCCRFLNDSEIITSSGDCTCVLWDIETGTQKTVFTGHMGDCMSLAVSPDFNMFISGACDYTAKLWDIREGACRQTFAGHESDINAIGFFPNGNAVLTGSDDATCKMYDLRADQELITYQDPSIMCGVTSLAPSLSGRLILAGYDDFNCNIWDSLKAERVGVLAGHDNRVSCIGVTPDGMAACTGSWDSFLKIWN